The following nucleotide sequence is from Acyrthosiphon pisum isolate AL4f chromosome A2, pea_aphid_22Mar2018_4r6ur, whole genome shotgun sequence.
ttttaaacatttgcgACCCAAAACCAGGGGAAACTGTTGTTATTAGTGCTGCAGCTGGAGCTGTGGGTATTCACGTGGGACAGATTGCAAGAAATTTGGGATGCTATGTAATTGGTTTTGCTGGCTCTGATCATAAGGTTAAATGGTTGAAGGAAGTTCTTAAATTTGATGCAGCGTTCAATTATAAAACGAAAGATGTCAATGCAGCACTTCTCGAAGCTGCTCCACATGGTGTAGACTGTTACTTCGATAACGTGAGTAAGCAAAATAACTGGGATATTtcgttttatatacctaactaactttaaataaagcatttatcacaaatataactatcgattaaaacattattaaatataatataatacataagatACGTTCCctatattaatcataatgtaCAACTATATATTAAGCTATAATTATCTAGGtatgtgttaatatttattataaattataataatatatagttatgcaGTATGCAGTcacctaattatattttcattgaataggtactataaatatatcttatctCTTGTACCTTTAATGTAGTTAGATCTTATCATTGCTGTTTATGGTTATATGTACAAATAGGTATAGCTTGTAGTCttgtctaaattaattaattccgATACCTATACTGATGCAGTGATTGAGTGATGCTTCTGCAttccaattaaataatttataaaacattgtcAATTGTTTTGTTCCTCCGCGGAATAATCACAATATCTTCCATTCCTTACGGCTTACTGGCTTACTAATTCCAATGTATcctaatattgttttgaaaaaacattCCAATGATTAAGTAGGCTCACCTATCATTCCTTGTCTGATTTATctattacctatactttaatatattgattagatGTTGCTGTATTgcctgtatttataattatttataccattatatactgtaggtaaattaattttccccgtagataattgtttattttttttttttatttaacttcacTTCgttttatacgtattattttaaattgcatctGACCCggtgaatttttcaaaaaataagcattaaaaatatcaaaagctccgggaaaaatatatgtattcaaacattaaacatgtttaaacttgtacctacttatcgattaataattaaattataggttGGAGGCGATTTTAGTAGTGCAGTTATCTATAGAATGAAAAATTTTGGACGTGTGTCGGTTTGTGGTTCAATTTCATCGTATAATACTAATCCAAAAAATTTACCAAAAGGTATATTACGTTTCAATTGATATTGTCTACAAACttcaagataaaaattattttttttagtgtcaATGTTGCAGCCAGCCATAGTGTTTAAGCAACTAAAAATTGAAGGTTTTATTGTTAGTAGATGGGCAGATAAATGGCAAAGTGGTATTGaacgtaatttaaatttcataaaagaGGTAAGCTTTTCTTTAATTATTCtgaatattataactactattggttttttttttaagggcaAACTTATTTACCCAGAGTACATTGTTCAAGGTTTTGAAAGTTTACCACAAGCTTTTATTGGTATGCTGAATGGAGAAAACTTAGGAAAAGCCTTggtcaaagtttaaattataaaaaataataattaaaagtcaaaaataatacaattacacattttttttacaccatgtgtatttatatattaatatttataattctgaATTTATAATACTCAcgtattaataacttatatttaaaaaaaaaaacataatcgatattatacaatattgtttactttACTTTAATTAGTATACATTGTTTCCGCATACGGCATACAAGAAACGAGCTTATAGCTCAGTTGATATATACGtatcaactattattaatataattgatttggttgaagtaaataaatagtttattcaaactcaattaataattatcatcattgACATACTTGTACAAATGTCAGTACATACACATTTAGAGTAGGTACTGCAAAGTGAAAAGTgcatatactataggtatttcGTATTTGTCATAAAGTTTAAACGCATGTCTATTTAAAGAGAATGTGGtatgatgttaaattttaaatttaatattaattaatatcagtTATATCACAGTCAAAGCGATAACTTGTAAAAAAATCTGTTGGTTATTCGTggtatttatacttttaagagagttataatttataaatatagtacctatgtaaaacaTGACAATTTAAAAGTTCTCATTACtggcataaaaattaaatcatcgtAAAAAACTAACATAGGTACCcgtaagttaaataaattatcaaaaaatgctcgaaaaaattgtaaataatgtattttaaccACAAAGTTATCCTTG
It contains:
- the LOC100162222 gene encoding prostaglandin reductase 1, with protein sequence MVIAKKFILEKPFNGAPTEDNFKLLEEELDELNKGEILVEAIWLSVDPYIRPYSNHVSPGTTVMGTQIAKIIKSNNQDYKFGQLVFCSTGWRTFSIINPTTLEKDGMPTFYLLPDFGNLSPSLGLGVLGMPGNTALFGFLNICDPKPGETVVISAAAGAVGIHVGQIARNLGCYVIGFAGSDHKVKWLKEVLKFDAAFNYKTKDVNAALLEAAPHGVDCYFDNVGGDFSSAVIYRMKNFGRVSVCGSISSYNTNPKNLPKVSMLQPAIVFKQLKIEGFIVSRWADKWQSGIERNLNFIKEGKLIYPEYIVQGFESLPQAFIGMLNGENLGKALVKV